AAAAAACCAAGATGGAACGCGCGGCATGGAAGACATTCCTGGAAGCCTACCCGGACGGGAGCCTTGCTCTCGCGGCAACGGAACGGCTCAATCTGCTCGGGGATTTCACCTACCGCAATTTCATCATCGGCAAACGCAACGTCACCCTGCGGGCAATGGCGTTCAAACCCGGGACGGCCCGCCTGCTCCCGGACAGCAAGGAATCGCTGCACGTGCTCGCTGCCATGATGACAAACAATCCGTCACTGCGGATACATGTCGTGGCCTATGTGCAGGGCAATCGGACACTGGCGGAGCAACGCGCCCGCAGCGTCAGAAGCTACATGCTGTCCGGACATCCGGAATTCGATCCCGAAAGGCTGCCTTTGAGCTGGTTCGACAGCGCCGAAATCGTCAGGACCGGAGGCAGAGCCCTCCCACTGAACGAGTCGGTGCAATTCATCACCGCAACACGCTGACCCGGCTGGAGGTACTGACATGAATACGAGACTCAGAAAGATATTCGGCTGGCTGGCCCTGCTCGGACTGGTCATGATACTGACCTGTCCCGCAGCCTTTGCCCAGACCGACGACACCGCCACGGACACCACCGCAGGCGATACGGCAACGACCGGAGACACTGCCACCGACGGAACAACCGGTGACACAACGGATACGGGCGAAACCGGAGATGCCGCCGACACCGGCGAGCAGACCGGACCGGAATTTTCCAACCCGACACAGGCGGCCAAGGCCGAAGCGCTGGCCGAGGCTGCCGCCGAAGCCGCGGCTGCGGAAAACGCCGAAGCCGTGGATGCCGCCGAATCAGCGGTTTCCGAGGCACAGGCAGCCGTGGATGCAGCGCAGGCAGCGGTTGACGCAGCCGAGACCGACACGGATCTGACAGCGGCGGAACAGGATCTGGCAACAGCGCAGGAAGCCCTTGCCGAGGCGCAGACCGCTGCGGATCAGGCCGTGGCCAACGCGGCGTCCGTGGACGTGGCCGGCATCGCCTCCATGCGCGATGAAGGCATGGGGTGGGGAGAAATCGCCCATGAACTGGGCGTGCATCCCAGCACCATCGGTCTGGGACACCGCACCCGGGCACAGGCCGCGACCAAGTCCAGAGGCGTTGGCCGGGAAAAGGCTTCCGTGGGCACCAGGGCCAATCCGGGCCGGACCAACAGGGACATGAAGACCGGCATTGCCAAGACTCCCGGAGTCTCCGGAGGCAAGGGCAGCAAGGCCGTGGGCCTGAGCCGTGCCTCCTCCAAGGCCAAGGGCGGAGCCAAGGGTTCCAAGTCCTCCAAGGACAGTTCCGCCAGCGGCGGCCGGGGCAATTCCGGCAACAGCGGCAAGGGCGGAGGCAACTCTGCCGGCGGCAAGGGCAAGGGTGGCGGAAACGGCAAGGGCGGAGGCAACGGCGGCGGCAAGAAGTAACCGCCCTCTCCTCTTCTTCCGAAAAATATCCAGCAGGTCCGGCAACATGCCGGGCCTGCCTTTTTCATCCCCTTGCCCGGCTCTGCAATCGGCCTTATTCTGATTACAGGAAAGGCAAAAAGGCGTCCCGCAGACGCCCCCGGGGCAGGCGGCCGTGGCTGGAGGATTCCGGCCGGGGCCGCTGCGATTTTACGCTCCTCGAAATCAGCCACGCCCCCTAACGCCCGACCCGGTTCGCGCCGATAAGACAGGCAAGAACCAGGGAGGGTGCCGCCATGACAACCATACGTTCACGCCTGCAACATCATTTCAACCCGTTGCACGTGTACTGCCGTTTGCGCGGCATGGGCATTGCCCACAAAACAGCCCGCTCCCTGACCTTCTGCTACGAACGCCTTGTCTACCGGCTCGTTCTCGCCTGATCGCATCCCGACTCTCAACCAACTGCGTTTTCACACCTTTTCAGCACACCTGAAACCGCCCGCCGATTCCCGTGCGGGTGCCGTTTTCTCAGCAAGCCTTTTTCGGTTGCCAAGACCGAATTCGGATGAAATTATGCCGCCTCATTTCAATGCGGAGGCACAAGCATGCTCATATATCTGGGGTTCGACGATACCGACGACCTTGACGCACCCAAAGGCACCGGACGGCTGGTGCGCGAATTCACCGCGTCCCTGCCCGAAACCTGCCATGTGCGCGGCGTGGTGCGGCACCAGCTCCCGCGCATGGACGACATCCCGTTCACGTCCAACAACAGCTCGGCCTGCGCTCTTGTCGAAACCGATGACGGCATGGACATTTCCCGGCTCGTACAGCTCGCCACGGAGCATCTGCTGCGCGAATGCGCGCCGGGCAGCGATCCCGGTCTGTGCGTTGTGCCGGAACACGCGGTCACCCCGGAACTCGTGGATTTCGCCAAGCAGACCACGGGCCGCCGCCAGACCCAGCAGGATGCCATGGACGCGACACGCAGCATGGAACTGCACGGACTCGGCGGCACCAACGACGGCATCATCGGCGCGGCCGCAGCCGTGGGCCTGACACATTTCGGCTGGTGCGGCCGGTTCATCGAATACGGCGCCCTGCGCTCCCTGCGCGCCCCCCTGACCGTGGGCGATGTGGAAAACGCGGGCATTCGCGTGGTGTGCGTGGATCGCGACCCGCTCGTGCCCCTGCCGCAGGATGCCATTGCCGATGCCTACTGGATTCGCCCGTCACTCTGGGCAGGAACCCCCACCCTTCAGGTCCGACTGCGTGAACCCGGCATATGGGAAACCGCTCACGGCAAACGGAAGAAGTAGG
Above is a window of Pseudodesulfovibrio tunisiensis DNA encoding:
- a CDS encoding helix-turn-helix domain-containing protein, with translation MNTRLRKIFGWLALLGLVMILTCPAAFAQTDDTATDTTAGDTATTGDTATDGTTGDTTDTGETGDAADTGEQTGPEFSNPTQAAKAEALAEAAAEAAAAENAEAVDAAESAVSEAQAAVDAAQAAVDAAETDTDLTAAEQDLATAQEALAEAQTAADQAVANAASVDVAGIASMRDEGMGWGEIAHELGVHPSTIGLGHRTRAQAATKSRGVGREKASVGTRANPGRTNRDMKTGIAKTPGVSGGKGSKAVGLSRASSKAKGGAKGSKSSKDSSASGGRGNSGNSGKGGGNSAGGKGKGGGNGKGGGNGGGKK